The Sulfurimonas hydrogeniphila genome includes a window with the following:
- a CDS encoding NAD(+)/NADH kinase gives MKTNTIKKIGVVLRPSTPELKESYFKLEKIFNKHNIEVIIDSISGGMIGVMGMEFEYLCENSDILVTLGGDGTLISTVRRSFRYDVPIFGIYAGSLGFLADINLNELEEFVANLVAGNYRVDERSILEAQFIQNNKEVVLYAFNDIVITRASVSNMIHVETLVDSKAFNTYYGDGVIVATPTGSTAYNLSAGGPVLFPLTNVFALTPICPHSLTQRPVVLPGKFSIEMKTPKDKALLIIDGQDKHELEIGQSIHIKLAKKRVKLIHRDEFNYFDVLKEKLHWGD, from the coding sequence TTGAAAACAAATACAATTAAAAAAATCGGTGTTGTTTTACGACCGTCCACTCCTGAACTCAAAGAGAGCTATTTTAAGCTTGAAAAAATTTTTAACAAACATAACATAGAAGTAATTATAGACAGTATCAGCGGGGGCATGATAGGTGTAATGGGGATGGAATTTGAATATCTGTGTGAAAACTCCGATATTCTTGTAACGCTTGGAGGAGACGGAACACTTATATCGACTGTCAGACGCTCTTTTCGGTATGATGTGCCGATATTTGGCATTTATGCCGGTTCTCTCGGATTTTTGGCGGATATCAACCTCAACGAATTAGAAGAGTTTGTTGCCAATCTGGTTGCAGGCAACTACAGAGTGGATGAAAGATCTATTTTGGAAGCCCAGTTTATACAAAACAACAAAGAAGTTGTCCTTTATGCTTTTAATGACATTGTTATCACACGGGCTTCCGTTTCAAATATGATACATGTAGAGACCCTGGTTGATTCAAAAGCATTCAATACCTATTATGGTGACGGTGTGATAGTGGCTACTCCGACAGGCTCAACCGCATACAATCTTTCAGCAGGAGGTCCCGTTTTGTTTCCTCTGACAAATGTTTTTGCCCTGACTCCAATATGTCCGCATTCTTTGACACAAAGACCTGTGGTCTTACCGGGGAAATTCTCCATAGAGATGAAAACACCAAAAGACAAAGCATTGCTTATCATAGACGGACAGGACAAGCATGAACTCGAAATAGGGCAGAGCATACATATAAAACTGGCCAAAAAAAGAGTCAAGCTCATTCACAGAGACGAATTCAACTATTTTGATGTGTTAAAAGAAAAGCTGCATTGGGGTGACTAG
- the aspS gene encoding aspartate--tRNA ligase, with translation MRTHYCTDLNETNVGEDVVLTGWANNYRDHGGIIFIDLRDKTGLIQLTCDPEDSKEAHKVANNVRDEYVLIVKGTVRLRGEGLTNPRLKTGAIEIIVKELIIENKSAPTPFVIGDKNVGEETRLKYRYLELRDPDMYEVFRLRSKAAIAARNILDKNGFLEVETPILTKSTPEGARDYLVPSRVHNGEFYALPQSPQLFKQLLMVGGFDRYFQIAKCFRDEDLRADRQPEFTQIDVEMSFCNQEDVMKIAEDLLVAMFDACGVEIKPPFNRITYKDAMELYGSDKPDLRYDLKMVDVIDIFERCDNEIFTNIAKKPHVNRIKALKVPGADLIFSKREMKSFEEYVRKFGAHGLGYFQMKEDGLKGPLTKFFSEEDIALIIERTELEVGDVVFFGAGDKKTVWDYMGRFRNFIAEHEKMNLIDENAFEFVWVVDFPMFEVEDGRVKALHHPFTMPKDTDKDDVEEIESIAYDIVLNGTELGGGSIRIHKEEIQEEVFKLLGIEEEEAQEKFGFLLDALKFGAPPHGGFALGFDRLIMLLTKKTSIRDVIAFPKTQKASCLLTKAPSPVDNAQLRDLHIRLREQTKA, from the coding sequence TTGAGAACTCATTACTGTACAGATTTAAATGAAACAAATGTTGGAGAAGATGTCGTTCTTACCGGCTGGGCGAATAATTATCGTGACCATGGTGGAATTATTTTCATAGATTTGCGTGATAAAACAGGACTTATTCAGCTTACATGTGACCCTGAAGACTCTAAAGAAGCGCATAAAGTTGCAAACAATGTCCGTGATGAATATGTTTTAATAGTCAAAGGAACCGTTCGTCTTCGCGGAGAAGGTTTGACAAATCCCCGTTTGAAAACCGGTGCTATTGAAATTATTGTAAAAGAACTGATTATAGAAAACAAATCTGCTCCTACTCCTTTTGTCATTGGCGATAAAAATGTCGGTGAAGAGACAAGATTGAAATATCGTTACCTGGAACTTCGTGATCCTGATATGTATGAAGTTTTTCGCCTGCGTTCAAAAGCAGCGATTGCGGCAAGAAACATTTTGGATAAAAACGGATTTTTGGAAGTTGAAACACCGATTTTGACAAAATCGACTCCCGAAGGCGCCAGAGATTATTTGGTACCGTCTCGTGTGCACAATGGTGAGTTTTATGCCCTGCCACAGTCACCACAGCTTTTCAAACAGCTCTTGATGGTTGGCGGATTTGACAGATACTTTCAAATCGCAAAATGTTTCCGTGATGAAGACTTGCGGGCAGACCGTCAGCCTGAATTTACGCAGATAGATGTTGAGATGAGTTTTTGTAATCAAGAAGATGTTATGAAAATAGCCGAAGATCTGCTTGTGGCAATGTTTGATGCCTGTGGTGTTGAAATCAAGCCTCCTTTTAACCGTATTACATATAAAGACGCTATGGAATTATACGGCTCTGACAAACCGGATTTACGTTATGACCTTAAAATGGTAGATGTCATTGACATTTTTGAACGATGTGATAATGAAATATTTACAAATATTGCAAAAAAACCGCATGTTAACCGTATTAAAGCGCTCAAAGTTCCAGGTGCTGATCTGATATTTTCAAAACGCGAAATGAAATCTTTTGAAGAATACGTTCGCAAATTTGGTGCACATGGTCTTGGATATTTCCAGATGAAAGAAGACGGGCTTAAAGGTCCTCTGACCAAATTCTTCTCCGAAGAAGATATTGCGCTTATAATCGAGAGAACCGAACTTGAAGTCGGTGATGTTGTTTTCTTTGGTGCAGGTGACAAAAAAACGGTATGGGATTACATGGGAAGATTCAGAAATTTCATTGCCGAGCATGAAAAAATGAATCTGATAGACGAAAATGCTTTTGAATTTGTATGGGTTGTTGATTTTCCGATGTTTGAAGTTGAAGACGGTCGTGTAAAAGCGCTGCACCATCCGTTTACCATGCCAAAAGACACAGACAAAGATGATGTAGAAGAGATAGAGTCTATCGCTTATGACATCGTTTTAAACGGTACAGAACTTGGTGGCGGATCTATTCGTATACACAAAGAAGAGATACAGGAAGAGGTCTTTAAACTGCTTGGAATCGAAGAAGAAGAGGCGCAGGAAAAATTCGGTTTCCTGCTTGATGCTCTTAAATTCGGTGCACCTCCACACGGTGGTTTTGCTTTAGGATTTGACAGACTCATTATGCTTTTAACGAAAAAAACAAGTATTCGTGATGTTATTGCATTCCCTAAAACACAAAAAGCGTCCTGTTTGTTAACTAAAGCACCAAGTCCTGTTGACAATGCACAACTGCGTGACTTACACATACGCCTGCGTGAACAAACAAAGGCATAA
- a CDS encoding adenylate kinase encodes MSHTKKLFLIIGAPGSGKTTDAELIAQHNPDITHYSTGDMLRAEVASESERGKEIHRYISKGEIVPINIVIETIINAIKSSPTDIIIIDGYPRSVEQMLALDTYLQKHKDIELSSVIEVEVSEETARQRVLGRARGEDDNNEVFNNRMKIYMEPLGQIKDFYTQKGILKVISGERSIEEIVHEMESFIQSKI; translated from the coding sequence ATGTCGCACACAAAAAAACTCTTTCTTATTATCGGAGCTCCAGGCTCCGGTAAAACTACAGATGCTGAGCTCATAGCACAACACAACCCTGATATCACACACTACTCTACCGGTGATATGCTGCGAGCCGAAGTTGCCAGTGAGAGTGAACGGGGCAAAGAGATACACAGATATATCTCAAAAGGCGAAATTGTTCCTATAAATATCGTTATAGAGACGATCATCAATGCTATAAAATCTTCTCCGACTGACATTATTATTATCGACGGCTATCCAAGAAGTGTAGAGCAGATGCTTGCACTTGATACCTACCTGCAAAAGCATAAAGATATTGAACTTTCCAGTGTTATTGAGGTAGAGGTAAGCGAGGAGACAGCCAGGCAAAGAGTGCTTGGACGCGCCAGAGGTGAAGATGATAACAACGAAGTCTTTAACAACCGTATGAAAATCTATATGGAACCTTTAGGGCAGATTAAAGATTTTTATACGCAAAAAGGCATTTTAAAAGTCATTTCCGGTGAGCGAAGTATTGAAGAGATAGTTCACGAAATGGAAAGCTTTATTCAATCAAAAATCTAA
- the thiI gene encoding tRNA uracil 4-sulfurtransferase ThiI, translated as MIKGPSAKRQMVGQLYNNLLTILQRIDTKIEVKKFSDKMEVLTPEDVLPEVRQKLLDTPGIEQILEVLQFDDMDTIEKIKTKVCELVADSLNDKTFVVRVKRTGKHTFSSIDIERTVGGHLLANSNAKSVSLKHPDVIIQMELIQNQLNLITTKYKGLSGFPIGTQGDILSLMSGGFDSTVASYLTMKRGIKTHFIFFNLGGMAHEIGVKQVALYLWNKFGSSHKVKFVSVAFDDVLTEIFRATPPTYMGVMLKRLMLRASEQVADAMEIDALVTGESVAQVSSQTLRNLALIDQVTNKLILRPLATMNKPEIMNIANEIGTRHFAESMPEYCGVISQNPITHGSFKRMEKVAEKFNYDILDAAVQNAQYLSIDEIIDDITNLAPVEVVHTLKNGDFTVIDIRPEEECIALTCNTLKIPFHKLKTEFDKLPQDKEYLLYCDKGIMSQLHAQYLRDAKGCENIRVYRPES; from the coding sequence ATGATCAAAGGACCCTCTGCAAAACGCCAGATGGTCGGTCAACTCTACAACAACCTGCTCACAATTTTACAGCGTATAGACACAAAAATCGAAGTCAAAAAATTCTCTGACAAAATGGAAGTTTTAACCCCCGAAGATGTTTTGCCCGAGGTAAGACAAAAACTTTTGGATACTCCCGGCATTGAGCAGATTCTTGAAGTGCTGCAGTTTGACGACATGGATACTATTGAGAAAATCAAAACAAAAGTATGCGAACTTGTTGCCGATTCGTTGAATGACAAGACATTTGTTGTCAGAGTAAAACGAACCGGAAAACATACTTTCAGTTCCATAGATATAGAAAGAACAGTAGGCGGGCATCTTTTGGCAAACTCAAATGCAAAAAGTGTTTCTTTAAAACATCCCGATGTGATTATACAAATGGAACTCATCCAAAATCAGCTCAATCTCATTACCACAAAGTACAAAGGACTCAGCGGATTTCCTATTGGCACACAGGGCGATATTCTCTCTTTGATGTCCGGTGGTTTTGACTCTACTGTGGCTTCGTATCTGACAATGAAACGGGGCATAAAAACACATTTTATTTTCTTCAATCTTGGCGGTATGGCGCATGAAATAGGTGTGAAACAGGTTGCACTCTATCTTTGGAACAAATTCGGATCTTCTCACAAGGTCAAATTTGTCTCCGTTGCCTTTGATGATGTGCTTACAGAAATTTTCAGAGCAACACCGCCGACATACATGGGTGTTATGCTCAAACGTTTAATGCTTAGAGCATCCGAACAGGTAGCCGATGCTATGGAGATTGATGCCCTTGTGACCGGTGAGAGTGTTGCGCAGGTATCAAGTCAGACACTTCGTAACCTTGCGCTCATAGACCAGGTAACGAACAAGCTTATTTTGCGTCCTCTCGCAACAATGAACAAGCCCGAAATTATGAACATAGCCAATGAAATCGGCACACGCCATTTTGCTGAAAGTATGCCCGAATACTGTGGTGTTATTTCTCAAAATCCAATTACGCACGGTTCTTTCAAGCGTATGGAAAAAGTGGCAGAAAAATTTAACTATGATATACTTGATGCAGCAGTGCAAAATGCACAATATTTAAGTATTGATGAAATAATAGATGACATTACAAATCTGGCACCTGTTGAAGTTGTTCATACTTTGAAAAACGGTGATTTTACGGTGATAGATATTCGTCCGGAAGAAGAGTGTATTGCGCTTACATGTAACACGCTCAAGATACCTTTTCACAAACTAAAAACAGAGTTTGACAAGCTTCCACAGGACAAAGAGTATCTTCTGTACTGTGACAAAGGCATCATGAGCCAATTGCATGCACAGTACTTGCGGGATGCCAAAGGCTGTGAAAATATCCGGGTCTACCGACCCGAATCATAG
- the adk gene encoding adenylate kinase codes for MRIILLGAPGAGKGTQAQFLTKKYNIPQISTGDMLRAAIKAGTEMGKMAKAAMDAGQLVTDEIIIGLVKDRIAQDDCKNGYLLDGFPRTLPQADAVTNAGIAIDAVIEIDVPDEEIVKRMSGRRAHLASGRTYHVVYNPPKVEGKDDETGEDLVQRDDDKEEVVQDRLKVYHEQTEPLIDYYKAQAEKNPNIKYIRVDGTADIADVEKAIVSQLGE; via the coding sequence ATGAGAATAATTCTTTTAGGCGCTCCGGGTGCAGGAAAAGGGACACAGGCGCAGTTTTTAACCAAGAAGTACAATATCCCGCAGATTTCTACAGGCGATATGCTTCGTGCCGCAATCAAAGCGGGAACTGAGATGGGAAAAATGGCAAAAGCGGCTATGGATGCGGGACAGCTCGTGACAGATGAGATTATTATAGGACTTGTCAAAGACAGAATTGCGCAGGATGACTGTAAAAACGGCTATCTTTTAGACGGGTTTCCTCGTACACTGCCTCAGGCTGATGCAGTAACTAATGCAGGAATTGCGATTGATGCCGTAATAGAGATAGATGTACCGGATGAAGAGATAGTCAAACGTATGTCAGGAAGACGCGCGCATCTGGCAAGTGGGAGAACCTATCATGTTGTTTACAATCCGCCAAAAGTAGAAGGCAAGGATGATGAAACGGGTGAAGATTTGGTACAGCGTGATGATGACAAAGAAGAAGTGGTACAGGACAGACTGAAAGTCTACCATGAGCAGACAGAACCGCTCATAGACTACTACAAAGCACAGGCTGAAAAAAATCCGAATATCAAATATATCAGAGTTGACGGCACTGCTGATATTGCAGATGTTGAAAAAGCGATTGTTTCACAACTCGGTGAATAA